The window CAAACGCTTTACAGAAATCATCTACATGGCAGAACAAAGATTCTAAACTAAACATAGGACAGGTGCTGAATTTAACGTTATTTTCAGCTTACTACCTGTCCCTTTTCTTATCCCGAACTCAGGTTAACATAGTAAATTAAACGATAGCTACACTTTTACCTTTTTGAGTGTCTCTGTTTCGGACTCTCAATTTGAAGACTGCATAACCAACCCCAGGAATTTAATCTCCTAGTAATTCTCCTTGCTCAAGTTGTTCAATGACAGGTTGGATATCACTGCGAATACTACGGTATTTCTTAATAAGAGTGCGTAGATTTCGATTGAATGTGGGCGAGGCTTCAACTTGAATCAAAGGCTGCTCACACATTTTCCATCCCTTCCCAAAGTTGGGCAACAGGAATAGTTTGTCCTGTCATCGCTTCGTGCCAAGCTTGTTGAAAGTCTTGTAATTCTGCTTTAGATTGCTCCTCCTCAATTTCTGATGGTTCTGGAATCAGGACAATTACTTCTACGCGACTATTTCTATCACTCATTAGGGGATGATCTAAAGTCAGTTGTCCTTGTTCATCAATAGTTGCCATAATTTTGAGTGCTTTCATTTTTGCTCCTTTATTGAAAATTAACAATTATCTCTTGACAGCTTTGAAAAACTGTTTGCAAATCAAATAGCAACGCTATAGACAGCTATTTAGTCTTCAATCTAATTGTTCTAACTTTAGATTTAGTCTGGAGCCTTTGTATATCTCTAACAACTAGAAATGCCATTAAGTATAAAAGCAAAATTTGTTGAAATACAAGCATAGGATCTAGTCTCCATCCTTGAAAAATTAAAATTCCTCCTGAAAGTAATAAAATAACAGGAGCTACAAAAAACTGAGTTAAGCGAAAAGCAATTTCTATTGCGGTGGTTTGCGAGTTACGGATAACAGTAATAAGTTGAGCTATTAATATGGGAACATAAAGAAAACCGAACAGAATATATGCAATTCCTATAACTGCTGCTAGCGGAATAGAACTCAACGTAACCATAATCTGACTTATTGAGTCATCAACGCCTTGATCTTACCAGGATTCATCAATCCATAAGGATCGACCATTTGTTTAAACTTTAGCTGTTCGGGGTCCATTTGTTTACGTCCGCCATCTTCAATGATGTATGTGTGCGGATTAGCAATAAACACGCCGTTAGCTTCGTGATAGCGCATAATCTCATTCAAACGTTCTTCTGTTGTATAGCGTACAAGTTGCAACGCTGCAGGAATGACTGCACCATTGACTCGAATAAATTCTAAATGCATCATGACTTCATCTCCAAAATGATGAAACATATGCTCGACAATTTGCAATGATTTATCTGCGGGAAATAAACTTTGTAAGTAGGTCATCGATGAATCAACAGTACGGGCGTGTAGAGTTGTGTGATTCCAAGTAAATTCCCCTAAATTTATACTTTTACCAACATCCTGCGCAGACTTTTGATAAGTTAGCTTCCCGTTATACTCTTGAATCAATCCTGGCAGTAATTCCAAACAAGATTCTGCCACTATTAGAAAAGCTGCATGAGTTTTATCAGGAATGTATTGACGCAATGCTGTAAAGTAACTGGGAATTGGCGATGCAAAAACTGTAATTAATTTCTTAACCATACCATCCGCATTGCCTAATGCTTGCCCAAAACGGGCGGCTGTCATGAAATCATCAAACGTGACAATCATTTCAACCCAAGGATAAGCAGGTGCAAGCGGGATTTCTAATTCAGTGATAATACCATTCACGCCCCAAGCATGATTGACCTTTTGCACATCATCACCTCGCAACTCGATCGCACGAGGTTCGTCTTCTATTGTCACAACTTTCAATGCCAAAAGATTACCGCGATCGCGCAATTGTCCATAAGTAATCGAACCAATACCCCCACTACCACCTGCAATAAATCCCCCAATGGTTGCAGTACGATATGTTGAAGGAGCCATGCGAATTTCCCAACCACTTTCCCGCGCCTTTTTATCCAACGCCGCCAACTTCACCCCAGCTTCTAAGCGTGCTATACCAGCCTCAATCCACGGAATTCTTTGCATCCGCGACATATCCAAAATGACACCACCATGTAATGGTACGCATTGCCCATAATTTCCCGTTCCTGCACCTCTCACCGTTACTGGTACGCGATACTTTGCACACACCGCCGCTACTCGCAGAACTTCCGCCTCCGTAGCAGGGCGCACCACAATATCTCCAACCTTCCCTGCCAGCTGACGGTGCAAAATCGGGCTAAAAGTATAATAATCCTGCGATAACTTCGCCACCTGTGCTGCATCTACAATCACCTCAATCTCCGCCAACGCAGCAATAAAAACCTCCCAATCAACTGATTTAATCGCTGTCCCCGTCATCCTCAATTACCTCTTTATGTTCTAGTAGTTCGTCTCCTAATTTTCATGCTTCACTGCACTTTCATGCCATTTTCCCAATACCCAATCTGACAACACCGTTAGCCCCACAAAAATCGCCACCCCTAACCCCGTCGTCAACAACAACGCTGCAAACATCCGTGGAATTTGCAAGTTGTAACTCGATATCAAAATGCGATATGCAATCCCCGATCGCGCCCCACCTGTTCCCGCAACAAACTCCGCCACAACCGCACCAATCAGCGCCAAACCACCACTAATTCGCAATCCACCTAAAAAATATGGCATAGCACTCGGCAAACGTAAATGCACTAGAGTTTGCCACTTTGAAGCTTTATACAGTTGAAATAAATTTACTAAATTGCGATCGACACTATTCAACCCCAGTGTTGTATTAGCAACAATCGGGAAAAACGCCACAATCCAAGCACAGACAACCAACGCTGCAAATGTGTTGTTTTTTAACCAAATAATAATTAAAGGTGCGATCGCAACTATTGGAGTTGTTTGCAAAATCACCGCGTAGGGAAATAAGCTTTTTTCAATCCACTTACTCTGCGTAAACAAAATTGAAATCAGCAATCCTGAAACTGCTGCTGCAACAAAAGCAACGACAGTAATTTGTAAGGTAACTAACAACGAAGCAAATAGTTCATTCCAATCTGTGATTAATGTTTGCAATACTAATAGAGGACCAGGAAGCAAATACGGTGGTAAGTTGGTCATGCGTACAAACACTTCCCACGCCACTAAGACTAGAATTCCTACAACGATTGGTGCAATAACGTCAACAGATACACACTGAGTAGCGTCATTAGTTACTTGACTAGATTTGCGACGACGGAGAATAGTCATTGCATACTATATAGGTTGCGCGATCGCCGTGCGATCGTTAGGTAATAGTTGTTCGTTCATTGTTTCCATCAAACATTGCGAGACTTCACGACAGTATTGGTTGTAAACCAAAGAGGTGCGAAATTCTTCACTACGGGGATACGGTGCATCAATTGCAATATCTGCAACTACACGCCCTGGACGTGCTGCCATAACAATGACACGATTGGATAAATAAACTGCTTCATAAATATTATGCGTGACAAAAACTACTGTCCAACGGTGCTGATTCCACAGATCGAGGACATCGCGATTTAGTTTGCTACGGGTAATTTCATCTAACGCCCCAAAGGGTTCGTCCATCAGTAGTATATTTGGTTTTGTCACTAAAGCACGAGCAATCGATACTCGCATTTTCATTCCACCAGATAACTCGCGAGGATAGCTGCGTTCAAAGCCACTCAAACCTACACGTTGAATCGCTTGTTGTACTAAGACGTCTGCATACTTTTTAGATGTTCCAGCTAATTTTAGTGGCAAATGCACATTGTCTTGAACAGTTGCCCAAGGCATTAATGCGGGTTCTTGAAAAACAAAAGCCAGTTTGCGATCGCAGACCCCCCAATCAATACTGCCAGAATTCATTTGTCCTAATCCGGCAATAATCCGCAATACTGTACTTTTACCACAACCGGAAGGACCGACTAAACTCACAAATTCTGCATCCTGAATTGCCAAGTTCATGTTGTGCAAAGCCACAGTACCGTTACTGTAGACCTTACTGACATGATTCAGCTCAATTGCGGGAATCATTTGCTATAGACTGATGAATAATTACCAAAGATATTCTATCTAGCGTAACTCTACCGTAAGCAAAAATACAAAATCATCTTTAGTTAAATAACCCGATTATCGTTGCTAACGGAATTTTCTTAAACTCCCTCACTCCTCTAACTGCGATACGCCTGCGCGCCTTTATTGACAAATTGTAAGGTAAATGCTTGTTTGTAATCTGTATTAGGTTTAAAAATTCCTGCTTGTGTCATAATCTCAAAAAAAGATTGCCATCGTTCCTCGGTCATGGCACCAATTCCGAGTTGTTCAACTTCACCTGAAGCAATAATGCCGTATTCTTGGAGTTTTTCAAGTCCATAAGCAATTTGTTCATCTGTCATTTCTGGGTTTGCTTGTTTAATCAATTCATTTCCAGGTGCTGGATTTTCTAAATAGCTATACCAACCTTTAATTGATGCATCAACAAATCGCTGGACTAAATCTGGATTATTTTCTACTAATTCACGCTTAGTTTCAATTGTTGTTGAATAAGGTATGTAACCATAATCTGCTAATAAAAATATCACAGGTGTAAATCCACCCTGTCTTTCTATCGCAAAAGGTTCAGATGTAATATATCCTTGTTGTGCTGATTGTTTATCTGCAAGAAATGGACCAGGATTAAAGTTGTAAGGGCGCTTTTGATCGTCTGTAAAACCAAATTTTGCTGCTAATAAAGGCCAGTATGTCACATTAGCAGAAGAAGATATATAAATTGGTCTACCTCTAAGATCTTCTATTGATTCGACGCCTGTGTTAGGATG of the Gloeocapsopsis sp. IPPAS B-1203 genome contains:
- a CDS encoding FAD-binding oxidoreductase, translating into MTGTAIKSVDWEVFIAALAEIEVIVDAAQVAKLSQDYYTFSPILHRQLAGKVGDIVVRPATEAEVLRVAAVCAKYRVPVTVRGAGTGNYGQCVPLHGGVILDMSRMQRIPWIEAGIARLEAGVKLAALDKKARESGWEIRMAPSTYRTATIGGFIAGGSGGIGSITYGQLRDRGNLLALKVVTIEDEPRAIELRGDDVQKVNHAWGVNGIITELEIPLAPAYPWVEMIVTFDDFMTAARFGQALGNADGMVKKLITVFASPIPSYFTALRQYIPDKTHAAFLIVAESCLELLPGLIQEYNGKLTYQKSAQDVGKSINLGEFTWNHTTLHARTVDSSMTYLQSLFPADKSLQIVEHMFHHFGDEVMMHLEFIRVNGAVIPAALQLVRYTTEERLNEIMRYHEANGVFIANPHTYIIEDGGRKQMDPEQLKFKQMVDPYGLMNPGKIKALMTQ
- a CDS encoding ABC transporter permease; this encodes MTILRRRKSSQVTNDATQCVSVDVIAPIVVGILVLVAWEVFVRMTNLPPYLLPGPLLVLQTLITDWNELFASLLVTLQITVVAFVAAAVSGLLISILFTQSKWIEKSLFPYAVILQTTPIVAIAPLIIIWLKNNTFAALVVCAWIVAFFPIVANTTLGLNSVDRNLVNLFQLYKASKWQTLVHLRLPSAMPYFLGGLRISGGLALIGAVVAEFVAGTGGARSGIAYRILISSYNLQIPRMFAALLLTTGLGVAIFVGLTVLSDWVLGKWHESAVKHEN
- a CDS encoding ABC transporter ATP-binding protein, which gives rise to MIPAIELNHVSKVYSNGTVALHNMNLAIQDAEFVSLVGPSGCGKSTVLRIIAGLGQMNSGSIDWGVCDRKLAFVFQEPALMPWATVQDNVHLPLKLAGTSKKYADVLVQQAIQRVGLSGFERSYPRELSGGMKMRVSIARALVTKPNILLMDEPFGALDEITRSKLNRDVLDLWNQHRWTVVFVTHNIYEAVYLSNRVIVMAARPGRVVADIAIDAPYPRSEEFRTSLVYNQYCREVSQCLMETMNEQLLPNDRTAIAQPI
- a CDS encoding ABC transporter substrate-binding protein, giving the protein MNHAVHSVNRRRFIQYGSLFIGSSVVAACTNNQPPANSQSTSNLDQVTFGTNWVAQAEHGGFYQAIATGIYKEHGLDVTIQMGGPQVPTGTQLLMGNAVDFFMGYGVDAVNAVAEGIPKITVAAIFQKDPQCLIAHPNTGVESIEDLRGRPIYISSSANVTYWPLLAAKFGFTDDQKRPYNFNPGPFLADKQSAQQGYITSEPFAIERQGGFTPVIFLLADYGYIPYSTTIETKRELVENNPDLVQRFVDASIKGWYSYLENPAPGNELIKQANPEMTDEQIAYGLEKLQEYGIIASGEVEQLGIGAMTEERWQSFFEIMTQAGIFKPNTDYKQAFTLQFVNKGAQAYRS